In a genomic window of Arachis duranensis cultivar V14167 unplaced genomic scaffold, aradu.V14167.gnm2.J7QH unplaced_Scaffold_608113, whole genome shotgun sequence:
- the LOC107472184 gene encoding uncharacterized protein LOC107472184, which yields MTLYDRASDPRHHLSNFKSRMYLIDASNATRCKAFPTTLTKTAIKSFDSLPPRSITSFEDLAKKFLARFSIQKDKAKHAPSLLGIKQGDRESLQTYMEKFNKAWFDIQNLPTEAAIMGLIKGLREGPFSQSISKKYPASLIEV from the coding sequence ATGACTCTGTATGACAGGGCATCCGATCCAAggcatcatctcagcaactttaAGAGTCGAATGTACCTCATCGATGCGTCAAACGCAACTCGCTGTAAAGCCTTCCCAACCACTCTCACCAAAACGGCTATAAAGTCATTCGACAGCCTACCCCCAAGGTCGATTACCAGCTTTGAGGATCTCGCCAAGAAGTTCCTAGCCAGGTTCTCTATTCAAAAAGACAAAGCCAAGCACGCTCCAAGTCTACTCggaatcaaacaaggagacCGGGAGAGTCTCCAAACTTATATGGAAAAATTCAATAAAGCATGGTTCGACATACAGAATCTCCCTACAGAAGCGGCAATCATGGGACTTATCAAAGGCCTACGGGAAGGACCTTTCAGCCAGTCCATATCCAAGAAGTACCCTGCTTCTTTGATTGAAGTATAA